A genomic window from Trueperella bialowiezensis includes:
- a CDS encoding ribosomal RNA small subunit methyltransferase A, which yields MGSFAVARLVLVLGPVQIRELADRLGVQPTKTRGQNFVHDAGTVRRIVRDAGVADGDVVLEVGPGLGSLTLALLEAGAYVSAVEIDPVLAGALPDTIAEFAPEAAAARFAVLECDALQVRRGDLAVPPELAGVSAGELAGAGTGESSAGASDGPVSEGTLDPTHLVANLPYNVAVPVLLTALAEFPSLRSVTVMVQLEVADRLAAQPGSRTYGVPSVKANWYGKVRRGAKISRSVFWPVPNVDSALVHLDVHEGAHAATNPDLRDLTFEIVDAAFAQRRKTLRAALAPWAGGADEAEEILRAAEVDPTLRGERLGVDDYVQIARAARERFGLALA from the coding sequence GTGGGGTCATTCGCAGTCGCGCGGCTGGTACTAGTGCTCGGCCCGGTTCAGATTCGCGAGCTCGCTGATCGACTCGGGGTGCAGCCCACGAAAACGCGGGGCCAGAATTTTGTTCACGACGCCGGAACGGTGCGGCGTATCGTCCGCGATGCTGGTGTGGCCGACGGTGATGTTGTGCTCGAGGTTGGCCCGGGTCTTGGCTCGCTGACGCTCGCACTGCTCGAGGCAGGAGCCTACGTGTCCGCCGTTGAAATTGATCCGGTGTTGGCGGGCGCGCTACCGGATACGATTGCCGAGTTTGCGCCTGAGGCCGCCGCGGCCCGGTTCGCGGTGCTGGAATGTGATGCGCTGCAGGTGCGCCGAGGCGATTTGGCGGTACCGCCGGAACTGGCGGGTGTATCGGCTGGCGAACTGGCGGGTGCTGGTACAGGCGAGAGTTCGGCTGGCGCGAGCGACGGCCCGGTCAGCGAAGGCACGCTCGACCCCACCCACCTCGTGGCAAACCTGCCCTATAACGTCGCTGTACCCGTGTTGCTGACCGCGTTGGCAGAGTTTCCTAGCCTGCGGTCTGTGACCGTGATGGTCCAGCTCGAAGTAGCAGATCGGCTGGCCGCCCAGCCGGGCTCGCGCACGTATGGCGTGCCCTCGGTGAAGGCGAACTGGTATGGGAAGGTGCGGCGCGGCGCCAAGATTTCGCGCTCCGTGTTCTGGCCGGTTCCCAACGTGGACTCGGCGCTCGTGCACCTCGACGTACACGAGGGCGCCCATGCCGCCACCAACCCCGACTTGCGCGATCTGACCTTCGAGATCGTGGACGCCGCCTTCGCACAACGCAGGAAAACTCTGCGCGCGGCACTTGCCCCATGGGCTGGCGGCGCTGATGAGGCCGAAGAGATACTGCGCGCTGCGGAAGTGGATCCGACGCTGCGCGGGGAGCGGCTCGGCGTGGATGACTATGTGCAGATCGCCCGCGCCGCCCGGGAGCGATTCGGCCTAGCCCTTGCCTGA
- a CDS encoding ABC-F family ATP-binding cassette domain-containing protein gives MAHILGMEDVAISLGTRPILADLNLGLEDGSRIGVVGPNGGGKSTLLRLLTRDLEPDTGRVTMVADTHFAVLTQRDSMPNQPVRAAIHGEAATYEWASDAAIRELHAGLIPDIDLDAQVSELSGGQRRRVALAATLVKPADVVVLDEPTNHLDIEGVTYLAKYLNERFGSGQGALVVVTHDRWFLDAVCNRLWEVVPGHDGAGGRNPVAGHVETYDGGYAAYILQRAERQRLAQQAAEKRANLLRKELAWLRRGAPARTSKPKFRIEAANALIANEPPPRDTVELARMATQRLGKRVVDLEDAAFSWPGADRPVLEGVTLRLAPGERIGILGANGAGKSTLLGLLAGRIEPTAGTVKIGKTVNVAVLSQNTRELDEVAHRRVVESVADIKPHVEIGGKPVSASQLVEQLGFTRERAWTVVGELSGGERRRLQFLRLLMGEPNLLLLDEPTNDLDTDTLAAIEDLLDSWPGTLVVVSHDRYLLERTTDRQIAVIDGRVRDLPGGVDQYMDIVRQRVADKPEAKEPGADQHAAKTTSNAAKHREARKAMERAERRMTRVRGNIDKLGIEQADVAATVSETEEYERLADLGRQIAQLKDELDELELQWLDAAEDAERYS, from the coding sequence ATGGCACATATTCTTGGGATGGAAGACGTTGCCATCTCGCTTGGCACCCGGCCGATCCTCGCAGACCTCAATCTCGGCCTGGAAGACGGCAGCCGCATCGGAGTCGTCGGTCCGAACGGCGGTGGAAAGTCCACGCTGCTGCGCCTGCTCACGCGCGATCTGGAACCGGACACCGGGCGAGTCACGATGGTCGCAGACACGCATTTCGCCGTGCTTACCCAGAGGGACTCCATGCCGAACCAGCCCGTACGCGCCGCAATCCACGGCGAGGCCGCCACGTACGAGTGGGCGTCGGACGCCGCCATCCGCGAACTGCACGCTGGCCTCATCCCCGACATCGACTTAGACGCCCAGGTCAGCGAACTGTCAGGTGGGCAGCGCCGCCGGGTTGCACTTGCTGCGACGCTCGTGAAGCCGGCCGACGTCGTCGTGCTCGACGAACCCACCAACCACCTGGATATCGAGGGCGTCACGTATCTTGCGAAGTACCTCAACGAGCGGTTTGGTTCGGGGCAGGGCGCGCTCGTCGTCGTTACTCATGACAGGTGGTTTTTGGACGCCGTGTGCAACCGGCTGTGGGAGGTGGTTCCGGGGCACGACGGCGCCGGCGGGCGCAACCCCGTGGCCGGGCATGTGGAGACCTACGACGGCGGATATGCGGCTTATATTTTGCAGCGCGCCGAGCGCCAGCGGCTCGCCCAACAGGCTGCCGAAAAGCGGGCTAACCTGCTGCGCAAAGAGTTGGCCTGGTTGCGCCGCGGGGCGCCGGCTCGCACGTCCAAACCAAAGTTCCGCATCGAGGCAGCTAACGCACTCATCGCAAACGAACCCCCGCCGCGTGACACGGTGGAGCTCGCGCGGATGGCAACTCAGAGGCTCGGCAAGCGCGTGGTTGATCTGGAAGACGCGGCGTTTTCGTGGCCGGGCGCGGATCGGCCGGTTTTGGAGGGGGTGACGTTGCGGCTTGCCCCAGGTGAACGTATTGGTATTCTCGGTGCGAATGGCGCTGGAAAGTCCACGTTGTTGGGCCTGCTTGCGGGTCGCATTGAGCCAACTGCTGGCACGGTCAAAATCGGCAAGACTGTCAACGTGGCCGTGCTCTCGCAGAACACGCGAGAGTTGGACGAGGTTGCGCACCGGCGCGTCGTGGAATCAGTGGCCGACATCAAGCCGCACGTGGAGATTGGCGGCAAACCGGTGAGTGCCAGCCAGCTCGTAGAACAGCTTGGGTTTACGAGGGAGCGGGCGTGGACTGTGGTCGGCGAACTGTCGGGAGGAGAGCGACGCCGTCTGCAGTTCCTCCGCCTGCTCATGGGTGAGCCGAATCTGCTGTTGCTTGATGAGCCGACCAACGACTTGGATACGGACACGCTGGCAGCCATCGAGGATCTGCTCGACTCCTGGCCGGGCACGCTTGTGGTCGTCTCGCATGACCGCTACCTGCTCGAACGCACGACGGATCGGCAGATTGCCGTCATCGACGGGCGCGTGCGAGACCTGCCCGGCGGCGTCGACCAGTACATGGACATCGTGCGGCAGCGCGTGGCGGACAAGCCTGAGGCTAAGGAACCTGGTGCCGACCAGCACGCTGCGAAAACGACGTCGAACGCCGCGAAACACCGTGAGGCACGCAAGGCGATGGAGCGTGCCGAGCGGCGTATGACCCGCGTGCGAGGCAACATCGACAAGCTCGGCATCGAGCAGGCGGACGTGGCCGCGACCGTGAGCGAGACCGAAGAGTACGAACGCCTTGCAGATCTCGGCCGGCAGATCGCCCAGCTCAAGGATGAGCTCGACGAGCTCGAGCTGCAATGGCTAGATGCCGCGGAGGACGCGGAGCGTTACAGCTAG
- the metG gene encoding methionine--tRNA ligase yields the protein MSRILSAVAWPYANGPRHIGHVAGFGVPSDVFSRYMRMRGHDVLMVSGTDEHGTPILVAAEQQGVSPQELADTNNRIIVEDLVKLGLSYDLFTRTTTKNHEDVVMHLFEGCRDNGYMIVEETPVAIDPETGNTLPDRYIEGTCPLCGAAGARGDQCDACGNQLDPHDLIDPVSKVSGLTPEFKKTEHYFLDLPALADALGSWLDRVEEDGKWRPNVIAFSKHLLEDIRPRAMSRDITWGIPVPGWEDRPNKRLYVWFDAVVGYLSAAIEWARRREKAGTGSKDDWKLWWNDPQALSYYFMGKDNIVFHSQIWPAELLAYNGEGSKGGQPGEFGTLNLPTQVVASEFLTMEGKKFSSSKGIVIYVRDVLERYQPDALRYFISIAGPESQDSDFTWSEFVRRNNSELVAGWGNLVNRTAAMIAKNFGEIPPAGELDDVDAALLDAVAAGFDTVGDLIGSHQQRAALAEIMRLVGEANAYVARTEPFKLKAPEQRERLGTILNTLIQAVSDLNTMMCVFLPHSSNTIDAILGGTGDIAPMPRIEEVTDLDNGYAYPIITGDYGSVRTWERRIVTPGTPISKPKPAFVKLDESVVADELARLGYDVDGNPLEA from the coding sequence ATGTCTAGAATCCTTTCAGCTGTCGCTTGGCCCTATGCAAACGGACCACGCCACATCGGCCACGTTGCCGGTTTTGGTGTGCCCTCGGATGTTTTTTCGCGCTACATGCGAATGCGCGGGCACGACGTGCTGATGGTCTCTGGCACGGACGAACACGGCACCCCGATTCTGGTGGCCGCGGAACAGCAGGGCGTCTCACCCCAAGAGTTGGCTGACACGAACAACCGGATCATTGTGGAAGACCTCGTCAAGCTCGGCCTGTCCTACGATTTGTTTACGCGTACGACGACGAAGAACCACGAGGACGTGGTCATGCACCTGTTCGAAGGCTGCCGCGATAACGGTTACATGATCGTGGAAGAAACACCCGTGGCGATCGATCCGGAAACGGGCAACACGCTTCCGGACCGCTACATCGAGGGCACGTGCCCGTTGTGTGGGGCGGCCGGAGCGCGCGGCGACCAGTGTGACGCCTGCGGTAACCAGCTCGATCCGCACGACCTGATCGACCCGGTGTCGAAAGTCTCCGGCCTTACCCCGGAGTTCAAGAAGACCGAGCACTACTTCCTCGACCTGCCCGCACTCGCCGACGCGCTGGGTTCCTGGCTGGACCGCGTGGAAGAAGACGGCAAGTGGCGTCCGAACGTCATCGCGTTTTCCAAGCACCTGCTCGAAGATATCCGCCCGCGGGCGATGAGCCGCGATATCACGTGGGGCATTCCCGTCCCGGGTTGGGAGGACCGGCCGAACAAGCGGCTGTACGTGTGGTTCGACGCCGTCGTCGGCTACCTTTCGGCAGCCATCGAGTGGGCGCGCCGCCGCGAAAAAGCGGGAACCGGCTCGAAGGACGACTGGAAACTGTGGTGGAACGACCCGCAGGCCCTGTCCTATTACTTCATGGGCAAAGACAACATCGTGTTCCACAGCCAGATCTGGCCGGCCGAACTGCTCGCCTACAACGGCGAGGGCAGCAAGGGCGGGCAGCCAGGCGAGTTCGGCACGCTCAATCTGCCCACGCAGGTGGTGGCCTCCGAGTTTCTCACGATGGAGGGCAAGAAGTTCTCCTCGTCGAAGGGCATCGTGATCTACGTTCGCGACGTGCTGGAACGCTACCAGCCCGACGCGCTGCGCTACTTCATTTCGATCGCCGGCCCGGAAAGCCAGGATTCGGATTTCACGTGGAGTGAGTTCGTGCGCCGCAACAATTCGGAGCTCGTGGCCGGTTGGGGCAATCTTGTTAACCGCACGGCTGCCATGATCGCCAAGAATTTTGGCGAGATTCCGCCAGCTGGCGAGCTCGACGACGTCGACGCGGCTCTGCTTGACGCGGTGGCTGCCGGTTTCGATACGGTCGGCGATTTGATCGGGAGCCATCAGCAGCGGGCGGCGCTCGCGGAGATCATGCGCTTGGTGGGGGAGGCGAATGCCTACGTGGCGCGTACCGAGCCGTTCAAACTCAAGGCGCCCGAGCAGCGCGAACGCCTGGGCACGATCCTCAACACGCTTATCCAAGCCGTGTCCGATTTGAACACGATGATGTGCGTGTTCTTGCCGCACTCGTCGAACACGATCGATGCGATCCTCGGCGGTACTGGGGATATTGCGCCGATGCCGCGCATCGAAGAGGTCACCGACCTCGACAACGGCTACGCCTACCCGATCATCACCGGCGACTACGGAAGCGTACGCACGTGGGAGCGCCGCATCGTCACGCCCGGCACGCCGATTTCGAAGCCGAAGCCCGCATTCGTCAAGCTCGACGAGTCCGTGGTGGCCGACGAACTGGCTCGCTTGGGCTACGACGTCGACGGCAACCCGCTCGAGGCATAA
- a CDS encoding aggregation-promoting factor C-terminal-like domain-containing protein, giving the protein MTSNTPSKQPASRTEARSSAGADTAVTFDWSGMNEPPKPGSRRARRLAEREAARAAAEATTANEGAATATKETAIRGAAFRAPITATPDTAEIPQVKRVTVKGGTPYAETMNYLLVTSRVNAAPVAAPRQYSKSRQLLSATSVLVVATGAAIAAPLMPTRHAPAELAVAAVANPVQDETPVAAAKITFDVTVDGTTTPVTAPAGSTYAGAFAEAGIEIGPNDEVSVALTDQITAAPVTIVRVTTATVTEDFTTEHETERVDDPDLAKGEEVVETQGADGTGTRSYEVTYRDGQESSRTLLIEAVRTEPVTHVVRVGTKEVVEPEAAPASGSHSVPVPASAPVPAGSAREIAQGMLASYGWGMDQWSCLDALWQRESNWNTYAANPSSGAYGIPQALPGSKMASAGADWQTNPATQIRWGLGYIQGRYGSPCGAWGHSQSRGWY; this is encoded by the coding sequence TTGACGAGTAACACGCCGAGCAAGCAGCCCGCCTCGCGAACTGAGGCACGCTCATCAGCAGGTGCTGACACCGCAGTTACCTTCGACTGGAGCGGCATGAACGAGCCGCCCAAACCGGGTTCACGTAGGGCCCGCCGTCTAGCGGAACGAGAGGCGGCACGGGCCGCCGCTGAAGCCACCACGGCAAACGAGGGTGCGGCCACGGCAACCAAGGAGACGGCAATCAGGGGCGCAGCTTTCCGCGCACCCATTACCGCTACTCCAGATACGGCAGAGATTCCGCAGGTCAAGCGGGTCACCGTCAAGGGTGGCACGCCCTATGCGGAGACGATGAACTACCTGCTCGTGACCAGCCGGGTGAACGCGGCGCCAGTTGCGGCTCCGCGCCAGTACTCGAAGTCACGCCAACTGTTGAGTGCGACCTCCGTGCTCGTCGTCGCTACGGGCGCAGCGATTGCGGCCCCACTCATGCCCACCCGGCATGCTCCAGCCGAGCTTGCGGTAGCAGCGGTCGCGAACCCTGTGCAGGACGAAACCCCGGTAGCGGCTGCCAAGATTACGTTTGACGTCACTGTAGACGGCACGACGACGCCGGTCACCGCACCGGCAGGATCCACCTACGCCGGCGCGTTCGCCGAAGCTGGTATCGAAATCGGCCCGAACGACGAGGTGTCGGTTGCGCTCACCGACCAGATCACGGCGGCTCCCGTTACCATCGTGCGGGTGACCACGGCTACTGTGACAGAAGATTTCACCACCGAACACGAAACGGAACGCGTGGACGATCCTGATCTTGCTAAGGGCGAGGAAGTCGTTGAAACGCAGGGCGCGGACGGTACCGGCACGCGCAGCTACGAAGTGACCTACCGCGATGGCCAGGAATCCAGCCGTACCCTGCTGATTGAAGCGGTTCGCACGGAGCCCGTCACGCACGTCGTGCGAGTGGGTACCAAGGAGGTCGTGGAGCCGGAGGCCGCACCAGCAAGCGGATCGCACAGCGTTCCCGTGCCGGCCAGCGCGCCGGTCCCAGCCGGCTCGGCCCGCGAAATCGCTCAAGGCATGCTCGCGTCCTACGGTTGGGGCATGGATCAGTGGTCCTGCTTGGACGCCCTGTGGCAGCGCGAGTCGAACTGGAACACGTACGCCGCGAATCCGTCGTCGGGCGCCTACGGCATTCCGCAAGCCCTGCCAGGATCGAAGATGGCCTCGGCCGGCGCGGACTGGCAGACGAACCCCGCCACCCAAATCCGCTGGGGCTTGGGCTACATCCAAGGCCGTTACGGCAGCCCGTGTGGGGCGTGGGGTCATTCGCAGTCGCGCGGCTGGTACTAG
- a CDS encoding TatD family hydrolase — MHDVKPAKRKIIGKGIPGQAIPPQPGSKKDRKRAFPQIPEPCAVPIVDNHTHFYPDPVPADGGEPVQNVNLEGSWKPPLLLHNHLTGMREAGVRAAISSGCDVPMLEWTRDLAREVDELWAALAIHPNEAPLHAGVREVAPDGNEPRVDAHHEQYSLDEAVAKVAELAADDAVVAIGETGLDYFRTGEAGKAAQKRSFRDHIALAKELGKPMQIHDREAHADVVEILLADGAPERTVFHCFSGDAELAQILAENGWYASFAGNVTYKANGDLREGFEVLPDELVLVETDAPYLTPEPYRGQPNAVWSVIYTARYLADLRGIPADEWCAVIDRNTADVYGI, encoded by the coding sequence ATGCACGACGTGAAGCCCGCCAAACGCAAGATCATCGGCAAGGGGATTCCCGGGCAGGCGATCCCGCCGCAGCCGGGCTCGAAGAAGGACCGCAAGCGTGCCTTCCCGCAGATCCCGGAGCCGTGCGCGGTGCCGATCGTGGACAACCACACGCACTTTTATCCCGATCCGGTGCCCGCAGACGGCGGGGAACCGGTGCAAAATGTCAACCTTGAGGGCTCGTGGAAGCCGCCGCTGCTGCTGCACAATCACCTGACGGGCATGCGCGAGGCGGGCGTGCGAGCGGCGATCTCCTCGGGCTGCGACGTGCCGATGCTCGAATGGACGCGCGATCTGGCCCGCGAGGTCGATGAGCTGTGGGCGGCACTTGCGATCCACCCGAACGAGGCGCCACTGCATGCGGGTGTGCGCGAGGTGGCCCCTGACGGCAACGAGCCGCGAGTGGATGCTCACCACGAGCAGTATTCCCTGGACGAGGCGGTTGCGAAAGTGGCGGAGTTAGCCGCCGACGACGCCGTCGTCGCCATCGGAGAAACCGGGCTCGACTATTTCCGCACCGGCGAGGCCGGGAAGGCGGCGCAGAAGCGTTCGTTCCGCGACCACATTGCGCTCGCGAAAGAGCTTGGCAAGCCGATGCAGATCCACGATCGCGAGGCGCATGCCGACGTCGTCGAGATCCTGCTCGCGGACGGCGCTCCGGAGCGAACCGTGTTCCATTGCTTTTCTGGCGACGCCGAGCTGGCGCAGATTTTGGCAGAGAACGGATGGTATGCGTCATTTGCGGGCAACGTCACGTACAAAGCGAACGGGGACTTGCGGGAGGGTTTTGAGGTGTTGCCCGACGAGCTGGTGCTCGTGGAGACGGACGCGCCCTACCTCACGCCGGAGCCATATCGGGGTCAGCCGAACGCGGTGTGGTCGGTGATCTATACGGCCCGCTATCTGGCCGATCTGCGCGGAATACCGGCTGACGAGTGGTGTGCTGTGATCGATCGGAACACGGCGGACGTTTACGGGATTTAG
- a CDS encoding MarR family winged helix-turn-helix transcriptional regulator, which translates to MTTERDEVDEVVAAWKQQRPDFDVEPLEVFSRLLRINRHFTKFRRAIYANHGLETWEFEMLAALRRAPGHTMTAGQLMKDTFVSSGTITNRIDRMQKNGLVTRAAAPEDGRVVQVCATPKGIEAVDGAMGEILEVEREILSEVGPERTAAAADYLSAILQALAARS; encoded by the coding sequence ATGACTACTGAGCGCGATGAAGTGGACGAGGTCGTAGCCGCATGGAAGCAGCAACGCCCCGATTTCGATGTTGAACCACTCGAAGTGTTTTCGCGCCTGTTACGGATCAACCGGCACTTCACCAAATTTCGCCGGGCGATCTACGCCAACCACGGTCTTGAGACGTGGGAGTTCGAAATGCTTGCCGCGCTACGCCGCGCACCGGGCCACACAATGACAGCCGGGCAGCTCATGAAGGACACGTTCGTCTCCTCAGGAACCATCACCAATCGGATTGACCGCATGCAGAAAAATGGGCTGGTCACGCGCGCGGCCGCCCCGGAGGACGGCCGCGTCGTTCAGGTGTGCGCAACCCCGAAAGGTATCGAAGCGGTTGACGGGGCGATGGGCGAGATCCTCGAGGTGGAGCGAGAAATCCTCAGCGAGGTCGGCCCCGAGCGCACCGCCGCAGCCGCCGACTACCTCAGCGCAATCCTCCAAGCGCTTGCGGCCCGCAGCTGA
- a CDS encoding 4-(cytidine 5'-diphospho)-2-C-methyl-D-erythritol kinase, protein MQRVLVSAPAKVNLALRVGGPRPDGFHPLDTVFVALDIFDDVEVTAADELTCEITGLGEDLPTDETNLAMRAARALHARQRSEGPSGAHISITKRIPVAGGMAGGSADAAATLVALNKLWDLGLSDHQLSHIGADLGSDVPFALKGGIAHGQGRGEHLDEVPVLALHGWALITRSDGLSTPAVFREFDRLNPDAGEPASTADLREALSRGTLDDVAALAVNDLEPAAASLKPELGAMLSELRAGGLHALLSGSGPTIAVLAEPAQLPGLAADLAARYPACSVLTAYGPAAGAHVREAE, encoded by the coding sequence GTGCAACGCGTTTTAGTTTCAGCTCCGGCAAAGGTCAATTTGGCTCTCCGCGTGGGAGGCCCGCGCCCTGATGGTTTCCATCCGCTCGATACGGTGTTTGTAGCGCTCGATATTTTTGATGACGTCGAGGTCACCGCTGCCGACGAACTGACCTGCGAGATCACCGGACTGGGCGAAGACCTGCCGACCGATGAGACGAACCTAGCGATGCGGGCCGCGCGTGCCCTGCACGCGCGGCAGCGCTCGGAGGGGCCCAGCGGCGCGCACATATCTATTACGAAGAGGATCCCGGTGGCCGGCGGGATGGCCGGCGGTTCAGCCGACGCGGCAGCCACACTGGTGGCACTCAACAAACTGTGGGATCTCGGGCTGAGCGACCACCAACTCTCGCACATCGGCGCTGATCTTGGTTCGGACGTGCCCTTCGCACTCAAGGGCGGGATCGCCCACGGGCAAGGTCGCGGTGAACACTTAGACGAGGTCCCAGTGCTCGCACTACACGGCTGGGCGCTGATCACCCGCAGCGACGGACTGTCGACGCCCGCGGTATTCCGCGAGTTTGATCGCCTCAACCCCGATGCCGGCGAACCCGCCTCAACGGCCGACCTGCGCGAGGCGCTCAGCCGCGGCACGCTCGACGACGTGGCCGCGCTCGCGGTCAACGATCTGGAACCGGCGGCAGCCTCGCTCAAGCCCGAACTTGGTGCGATGCTCAGCGAGTTGCGCGCAGGCGGCCTACACGCCCTGCTCTCCGGTTCGGGCCCGACCATCGCGGTGCTCGCCGAGCCAGCGCAACTTCCTGGCCTGGCGGCTGACCTGGCCGCCCGCTACCCGGCCTGCTCAGTGCTGACCGCCTACGGTCCCGCCGCCGGCGCACACGTGCGAGAGGCAGAGTAA
- a CDS encoding ABC transporter permease, with the protein MIIQIIRRELAMLLRNRAMIISTVVVVALILIAGVAGRIFLGGDDDAEDTPVAPAPAVIAVEAQMADYAEHLEGASGGLADVQMIDEGTGESFLEANAQAEDTGPAAVLAGIPGDPLVLMGSDGAGGPDQRLQNIVNAAATAWYTESLGHDLSADQLDALQAHVSVQVQLVTIGSANLIMTNPIGYFSSLIGLFLMFMMIIMGITTIANGVVEEKSSRVVEILLTTIKPRTMLLGKVLGIGIFIIGQFALFVLAAFVALEIADVFIPLDVSSLLGWMLVWLVLGFFFYAMLTGALASTASRQEDLAAVTTPISLVLLVPFYAALFLVPSAPDSTLTKVLSQIPGFGPFLMPARQAYETVTTPELILSAVLSTLAIPAVAVVAGKIYENSILHTGRKLKVLDALRGGRN; encoded by the coding sequence ATGATCATTCAGATTATTCGCCGTGAACTTGCAATGCTGCTGCGTAATCGGGCGATGATTATTTCGACGGTGGTCGTCGTTGCGTTGATCTTGATCGCCGGCGTCGCGGGGCGCATATTTTTAGGTGGCGACGACGACGCCGAGGACACCCCGGTCGCTCCGGCCCCTGCCGTGATCGCGGTGGAAGCGCAGATGGCTGACTACGCCGAACACCTTGAAGGAGCGAGCGGCGGACTGGCAGATGTGCAGATGATCGACGAGGGTACGGGTGAGTCCTTCCTCGAAGCCAACGCACAGGCCGAGGATACCGGCCCTGCCGCGGTGCTCGCTGGCATTCCGGGCGACCCGCTCGTACTCATGGGATCGGACGGCGCTGGCGGGCCAGATCAGCGCCTGCAGAACATCGTCAACGCGGCCGCCACCGCGTGGTACACCGAAAGCCTCGGCCATGATCTCAGCGCAGACCAACTCGACGCCTTACAAGCACACGTGTCAGTACAAGTGCAGCTCGTAACCATCGGCAGCGCAAACCTCATCATGACGAACCCCATCGGCTACTTCTCCTCGCTCATCGGGCTGTTCCTCATGTTCATGATGATCATCATGGGAATCACGACGATCGCCAACGGGGTGGTCGAAGAAAAGTCCTCGCGCGTCGTCGAAATCCTGCTCACCACGATCAAGCCCCGCACGATGCTGCTTGGCAAAGTGCTCGGAATTGGGATCTTCATCATCGGCCAGTTCGCACTGTTTGTGCTTGCCGCATTCGTCGCGCTCGAGATCGCCGACGTGTTCATCCCACTCGACGTGTCCAGCCTGCTCGGCTGGATGCTCGTGTGGCTCGTGCTGGGTTTCTTCTTCTACGCCATGCTGACCGGCGCGCTGGCGTCCACGGCCTCCCGCCAGGAGGATCTCGCAGCCGTCACCACGCCGATCTCGCTGGTGTTGCTGGTGCCGTTCTATGCGGCGCTGTTCCTCGTGCCATCTGCACCGGATTCGACGCTGACGAAAGTTCTTTCGCAGATTCCCGGTTTCGGCCCGTTCCTCATGCCGGCCCGGCAAGCCTACGAGACTGTCACGACGCCGGAGCTCATTCTTTCGGCCGTACTCAGCACGCTCGCTATTCCGGCTGTCGCGGTCGTGGCTGGCAAGATTTACGAAAACTCGATCCTGCACACGGGCCGCAAACTCAAGGTTCTCGACGCCCTGCGCGGCGGGCGGAACTAG